The sequence ATAGAAGGTTTCAAATCTGGAAAAAATTGGTTAGCACGATTAAAACCTTTCCTTTTTGCACTTCGGCTTTTAGCGCTTTCGGCAATAATCATTGCAATGGCACGACCAAGAACTGTTGACGAAACCACAAAAACAAAAACCACTCGTGGGATTGATATCGTGATGGCAATGGACCTTTCGGCAAGTATGTTGGCGCGCGATTTAAAGCCAAATCGTTTGGAAGCATTAAAAACCGTAGCCGCCAGATTTATAAATAGTCGGCCAAACGACCGCATCGGTTTGGTGGAATATGCAGGAGAAAGTTACACGCGCACACCCTTAACGAGCGATAAAACTATTGTTCTTTCGTCTCTAAAAAGTATGGAATATAATACGACCATTGAAGGCGGAACTGCCATTGGTTCTGGACTTGCAACGGCTGTAAACCGTTTAAAAGATAGCCGAGCCAAAAGTAAAGTGATTATTTTACTAACAGACGGTGTGAATAATTCAGGTTTCATAGACCCAAAAATAGCGAGCGAGCTTGCGGTGGAATTCGGAATTAAAGTTTACACTATAGGTATTGGAAGCAACGGAATGGCAATGTCTCCAATTGGAATTCGCCCAGACGGCGGTTTTCAATACGGAAATGTAAAAGTGGAAATTGATGAAGCCTTACTAAAAGAAATAGCTAAAAAAACTGGCGGACAATATTTTAGAGCGACAAGCAATACCAAATTAGAACAGATTTACGAAGAAATAAATAAGTTAGAAAAAACAGATATCGAAGAATTCAAATACACAAATTATGACGAGATGTTTCGCCCGTGGGCCATTTTTGCATTTGTCTTGATTGCCTTTGAATTTTTATTGCGAATAACAGTTTTCCGTGGATTTTTGTAAACATTAATTTGAAAATTGATGGAACAGGAAAATGATTTTATAAAACGAGAAATCCAAAAATTGACAATGATTTTGATGAAATTGTTTGACAAAACAAGTTCAGCAGATGTCAATAGTTTTGAAGCAGTAGTTTTTGAAACGAATGAAAAGTTAGAAGAATTTTTCGGTTTCACATTAAATGAAATCGCGACGACTGAAAATTCAAAATTGATGGAAAAAGCGGAAAGTTTTCACGAAGTACATCTTGAAAAATTAATTGAAGTAGTATATCAAATAATTCAAAAGTCAGAAGAAGTTAAAATGGATTTTGACTTTGAAACAAAAGAATTATCTAAAAAACTTTTGTTGATGATAGATTTCGCAAATGATAAAAGCAAATCGTTTTCTGTTGAAAGAATGAATATGAAAAGCCAGCTAATAAAAAATAGCAATAAATAATGTACCAATTAGAACAACCCATATACTTCTACCTCCTTTTCGCCATTCCGGTGATGGTGGTGCTATTTCTATTGGTTTTGGTTTGGAAAAAAACGGTTCAAAAAAGATTTGTAGATAAGGAATTGCTTAAAAAGTTGAGCCCAAATCGTTCGCTTTTTAAATCTATTTTAAAAGTTTTAGTGCTTTGTTTGGCAATTGCCTGTTTGAGTTTTGCATTGGTAAATCCAAAAATCGGAACCAAACTTGAAACCGTAAAACGCGAAGGCGTGGATATTGTTTTTGCGCTGGACGTTTCAAAAAGTATGTTGGCCGAGGATATTGCGCCAAACCGTTTAGACAAGTCAAAACAACTCATCACCCAAATAATCAATAACCTTGCTGGTGATAGAGTTGGAATTATTGGTTATGCAGGAAGCGCTTTTCCGCAGGTACCGATAACCACAGATTTTTCTTCGGCAAAACTATTTTTAAACGGAATGAATACCGATATGGTTTCGTCTCAAGGAACGGCCATTAACCAAGCAATTGAATTGTCTCAAACTTTCTACGACGACGAAGGGCAAACAAATCGTGTGCTTTTCATTGTTTCGGACGGGGAAGATCACGGCGGAAACATCGCACAGATTTCCGAGGAAGCTCATGAAAAAGGAATCCGAATTTTTACAATCGGTGTTGGAACTGTGGAGGGCGGACCCATTCCTATAAAACAAAACGGAGTGCTTCAATATTACCTTCGCGACAAAAACAACGAACAGGTTATCACGCGATTAGGTGAAGAAACTCTTAAAGAGATTGCCAAAACCACGAATGGTGAGTATATTGATGGCTCAAACACAAAAGCCGTTGTAGATAGGGTAAAAGCTCTTTTGGGCG comes from Aequorivita sublithincola DSM 14238 and encodes:
- a CDS encoding vWA domain-containing protein is translated as MGNNFEFVNPQFFWLFLTLPVLVLWYLWKRKRQTASLKISSIEGFKSGKNWLARLKPFLFALRLLALSAIIIAMARPRTVDETTKTKTTRGIDIVMAMDLSASMLARDLKPNRLEALKTVAARFINSRPNDRIGLVEYAGESYTRTPLTSDKTIVLSSLKSMEYNTTIEGGTAIGSGLATAVNRLKDSRAKSKVIILLTDGVNNSGFIDPKIASELAVEFGIKVYTIGIGSNGMAMSPIGIRPDGGFQYGNVKVEIDEALLKEIAKKTGGQYFRATSNTKLEQIYEEINKLEKTDIEEFKYTNYDEMFRPWAIFAFVLIAFEFLLRITVFRGFL
- a CDS encoding VWA domain-containing protein: MYQLEQPIYFYLLFAIPVMVVLFLLVLVWKKTVQKRFVDKELLKKLSPNRSLFKSILKVLVLCLAIACLSFALVNPKIGTKLETVKREGVDIVFALDVSKSMLAEDIAPNRLDKSKQLITQIINNLAGDRVGIIGYAGSAFPQVPITTDFSSAKLFLNGMNTDMVSSQGTAINQAIELSQTFYDDEGQTNRVLFIVSDGEDHGGNIAQISEEAHEKGIRIFTIGVGTVEGGPIPIKQNGVLQYYLRDKNNEQVITRLGEETLKEIAKTTNGEYIDGSNTKAVVDRVKALLGGMDKKEFEAKQFTDFKDQFQWFLAGALFLLVLDVFFLERKTAWLRKLNLFNEVKK